CCTTGCAAGGCCTTCACCGTCCCCGCTCCTCCTAGCAGCTGAGCCTCCTCAAAATATTCGACAGAGAGATTCCACTTTTCTCCCTTTTGACAATAATCTCGAATCTGTTCCCCTTTGCAATGCAGGTTGATCATTACCTCGCGGATTCCCAGTCCGCTCAAGTGCTTTAGCATATGACCGAGGATGGGAACGCCTTGCACTTCCAAAAGGGGTTTTGGTTTTTTATCGGTGAGGGGTTTGAGTCGTGTGCCGTAGCCGGCGCAGAGGATGAGGGTTTTCATGAGAATTTAAAGTTTTTTATAATCGACTTCTCTTTGACGACGAGTGATTCAAAAACTCTTCGATACTGCAAATTTTGTGTGCTGGGTGCCCCTTCCAAACCGTGGAAGCCTCTATGTCTCGGGTTATAACCGCGCTGGCTCCGATCACCGCATGATTCCCAATATTCACCGGAAGAATGGTGACATTAGAACCGATGCGGACATAATCTCCAATGCGAGTAGGCCGTTGAGTGTATTTTCCATCATCGGGATAAGGGGAATCAAAAAGATCGTTAGTAAACATTACCCCATGCCCTACAAAGCAATGTTCTCCTATCTCTACGCCTTCGCACAGAAAGCTGTGGCTGCTAATGCGAGTGCCCTTTCCGATTTTCACCCCTCGTTGGATTTCGACAAAAGGTCCCACGAAAACACCTTCTCCGATTTCGCATTCGTAGAGATTTACAAAATCCATGATCTTTGCAGTAGGATGAATTTTACAATCTCGAATGTTTTTCATAAGTAGTACTTTTCCATCACTTCAGCGACAAAGAGATTCATTTTTTCCTCGGCCTCGGTGTTAAAATTTTTCTCCTGCACAGCGCGGCTAAAGGTTTGCCAGTCTTCATCTAAAAATTCTACGTCGACTGAAAAAGTGGAGGGAATTTCTGCATCCGCCCGAGTCTGTTGGGAAATGCTCCACAAGGATTCCTTGAGAGCAAAGGGATGAGGAGGATTTTTTTTACCCCATCTCAAGAAACCGCCCGGCTGACCGTATTTGGCGTATTTCACCAGCCCTTCTACTTCGGCTACCCCTTCTTTCCCATACACTTCCAGATGGAAGTTACTTTTCCAGGAGGTCCAACTTGCTGTTAACTCTATAGTTAACTGGGAATTTTTGAGTATCGCAGTACAGTGGTCTTCCATGTTCGGTGAGAAAATATATTGTTTGTCTAAAAAACCAGACTCAAAATGATCCATAAACTCATGAGCTAAATTGAGTAGGTGAGTTCCCATATCAATGAAAGCACCTCCCCAACTTTCTGAAGAGATTCTCCAATTTTCATTTTGAAGGAAAGAATGAATTCCACCGTGTCCATAAAACATCCGAACGAAGTGAATAGGGCCCAAGTGACCTTGGCGAATCAAATGAAGCAAGGCCTGAACTTCAGGGAAATATCGCAGGTTATATCCTGCATAAAGACAGACCTTATTTTTTCGAGCCAACGAGAAGTAATCCTTAGTTTCTTGAACGGTTAGACTTAGAGGTTTTTCGACTAAAACATGCTTACCTGCTTTTATAGCTAAGGGGATAATCTGCTTTTTTAACCAATCGGGAACGGAGACAACCACTGCCTCTAAATCTTCTTTCAATAACTCTTCATAGTCTGTAAACTTTTTTACCGAAGCAAGATTTGGAAAGCTTTTTTCGAATCGATCAAAACCTTGATCACAAACCGCCATTATTTTGTCGGGTCCCGAAGCAATTGCCTTTATTCTCTTCAAGGCAAAATTACCATTTGCGCCAAGTACGCCAATCTTCATAAAGATTTTAATCCTATGTTTTTACAAACTATTGAGAACCTTTTCTGCTACAAAAGCTGCTTGATCTTTGCTGACGCTAAAATTCAAGGGCAATGAAAGAATCTCTTTTAAAGCTCGCGAGGCTTCGGGAGCCTCAGAAGCCCGAAAATAAATTTGAGACGTGACAGCTTGTTCGTGAAGAAGATAGCGATACTGAATTGTGGTAGGAACTTTTGCCTGAAGCAATTTCTCAACCACTTTTTCTCGATGAGGAATTCGTATTACATAGGCAAAATAGGAACTTTTACACCCCTGAAGTACTTGCTGAGGTCGCACAGGGGTGTCTTTAAAAAGCTCATCGTACACCGCTGCGATTTGACGACGATGCTCTAAGACCTGTTGAAAAATTTTCCATTTTTCGACCAGAAATTGCGCTTGCAGAACATGCATGCGATACACATTCCCCATAACAGAGGCATGGTGAGGCTTGTCTTGGCCTCCGTTGCGAAAAGCTCGAAGTTTTATTTCCATTTCTGGAGCATCAAAGAGAAGCATTCCACTGTCTCCAATGCCACCCACGACTTTAGTAGGAAAGAAACTAAAGGCAGAGTAATCTCCTAAACAACCGCTTTTTTGAGAAAAATATTCTGCACCGTGAGAGTGTGCAGCATCTTCCACTAGGGGGATTTTTAAGGCCTTTAGTTCTTCATAAGGGGCAGGGTTTCCATAGAGGTTTACTGAGAAAATGGCCTTGGTTTTTGGAGTTAAGACCTTCTCCACAGTAGAACGGTTCAAATTTAAAGTTTCTGCATCGACATCACACTCCACAATGGTAGCTCCTAAGAATGCTGGGGCTAAGGCGGTGGCAATAAAGGTGTTTGCGGGAACGATGACTTCGTCGCCGGGCTTAAGCCCCAAAGCATAGGAAGCCATGTGTAAGGCATGAGTTCCTGCTCCCAGGGCCAGAGCATATTTTCTTGAACAATGGTTTTTCCAAAGCTCTTCTAATTCTTCCACCGGTCCCCGGCTAAATCCCAAAGTGAAATTCCCAGAATCATAAAGTTCTTCAAATTTTTGGAAAAAGGATTTTTTGATGATCGCATTTTCGGTCTGGACATCGAATAGTTTGATAGTCATAAAATTTTTT
The sequence above is drawn from the Deltaproteobacteria bacterium genome and encodes:
- a CDS encoding N-acetyltransferase, with product MKNIRDCKIHPTAKIMDFVNLYECEIGEGVFVGPFVEIQRGVKIGKGTRISSHSFLCEGVEIGEHCFVGHGVMFTNDLFDSPYPDDGKYTQRPTRIGDYVRIGSNVTILPVNIGNHAVIGASAVITRDIEASTVWKGHPAHKICSIEEFLNHSSSKRSRL
- a CDS encoding Gfo/Idh/MocA family oxidoreductase; translated protein: MKIGVLGANGNFALKRIKAIASGPDKIMAVCDQGFDRFEKSFPNLASVKKFTDYEELLKEDLEAVVVSVPDWLKKQIIPLAIKAGKHVLVEKPLSLTVQETKDYFSLARKNKVCLYAGYNLRYFPEVQALLHLIRQGHLGPIHFVRMFYGHGGIHSFLQNENWRISSESWGGAFIDMGTHLLNLAHEFMDHFESGFLDKQYIFSPNMEDHCTAILKNSQLTIELTASWTSWKSNFHLEVYGKEGVAEVEGLVKYAKYGQPGGFLRWGKKNPPHPFALKESLWSISQQTRADAEIPSTFSVDVEFLDEDWQTFSRAVQEKNFNTEAEEKMNLFVAEVMEKYYL
- a CDS encoding DegT/DnrJ/EryC1/StrS family aminotransferase — encoded protein: MTIKLFDVQTENAIIKKSFFQKFEELYDSGNFTLGFSRGPVEELEELWKNHCSRKYALALGAGTHALHMASYALGLKPGDEVIVPANTFIATALAPAFLGATIVECDVDAETLNLNRSTVEKVLTPKTKAIFSVNLYGNPAPYEELKALKIPLVEDAAHSHGAEYFSQKSGCLGDYSAFSFFPTKVVGGIGDSGMLLFDAPEMEIKLRAFRNGGQDKPHHASVMGNVYRMHVLQAQFLVEKWKIFQQVLEHRRQIAAVYDELFKDTPVRPQQVLQGCKSSYFAYVIRIPHREKVVEKLLQAKVPTTIQYRYLLHEQAVTSQIYFRASEAPEASRALKEILSLPLNFSVSKDQAAFVAEKVLNSL